One uncultured Alphaproteobacteria bacterium genomic region harbors:
- a CDS encoding conserved hypothetical protein (Evidence 4 : Homologs of previously reported genes of unknown function), which yields MVRRGGHAVLLLDRAGWHTTGSLCWPKNITPILLLSRSPELNPVEQVWQYLRANFLSNRVFETYDDIIDAACEAWNSLIAMPDTVTSIGTRAWAVIGQS from the coding sequence ATGGTCCGACGAGGCGGCCATGCCGTTCTGCTGCTTGATCGCGCCGGCTGGCACACCACAGGCAGCCTGTGCTGGCCGAAAAACATCACGCCGATCCTGCTGCTCTCGCGCTCGCCGGAACTGAATCCCGTCGAGCAAGTCTGGCAGTATCTGCGCGCCAACTTCCTCTCGAACCGCGTCTTCGAAACCTACGACGACATCATCGATGCGGCCTGCGAGGCATGGAACAGCCTCATCGCCATGCCCGACACCGTAACATCAATCGGAACCAGAGCATGGGCCGTTATCGGTCAATCGTGA
- a CDS encoding conserved hypothetical protein (Evidence 4 : Homologs of previously reported genes of unknown function), giving the protein MPKVVEVKPSYTPAQLRRLAALTKNASQSRRLLSIAAILDGMSRADAAKIGGMDRQTLRDWVHRFNALGPEGLKDNRRRGNPRRLSSEQHQELAGLIETGPDRATHGVVRWRRVDLQRLIEERFGVVYHERTVGKLLKHLGFSHISARPHHPGQDAGVMEAFKTSPRR; this is encoded by the coding sequence CGACTGGCGGCGTTGACGAAGAACGCGAGCCAGAGCCGCCGCCTTCTGTCGATTGCGGCTATTCTGGACGGAATGAGCCGGGCGGATGCCGCGAAGATCGGCGGCATGGACCGCCAGACGCTGCGGGACTGGGTGCATCGGTTCAACGCGCTCGGCCCGGAGGGGTTGAAGGACAATCGCCGTCGCGGAAATCCGCGCCGTTTGTCGTCGGAGCAACATCAGGAGCTGGCGGGCCTTATCGAGACCGGCCCGGATCGCGCAACCCATGGCGTAGTGCGCTGGCGCCGTGTTGATCTTCAGCGATTGATCGAGGAGCGCTTCGGCGTGGTCTATCATGAGCGGACGGTTGGCAAGCTCCTGAAGCACCTCGGCTTCTCGCACATCAGCGCCCGCCCGCATCATCCCGGGCAGGACGCCGGTGTGATGGAAGCGTTCAAAACTTCGCCTCGACGCTGA